The Stygiolobus azoricus genome window below encodes:
- a CDS encoding DUF2153 domain-containing protein encodes MENGYLSNLDEWIKMQKNLLNTVKEMEKKYESGDIDRLDLILATRVAFQHIMRTIKAFDQWLQDPQIIRHMPKEMLEDVMKTTWKLLETLLELDIRHTSEFRDLVIKLSKEGKLDPLIWNRPLSDENQQQTGRRGSFMTM; translated from the coding sequence TTGGAAAACGGATATCTCTCAAATCTTGACGAATGGATTAAGATGCAAAAGAATTTATTGAATACCGTGAAAGAAATGGAGAAAAAATATGAGTCAGGTGATATTGACAGACTTGACTTAATATTAGCCACTAGAGTAGCATTCCAACATATAATGAGGACTATAAAAGCCTTCGATCAATGGTTACAAGATCCGCAAATTATAAGGCATATGCCTAAGGAGATGTTAGAGGATGTAATGAAGACTACATGGAAGCTTTTAGAAACGCTTCTCGAACTGGACATAAGGCATACAAGTGAGTTTAGAGACTTAGTAATTAAGTTAAGCAAAGAAGGAAAGCTAGACCCACTTATATGGAACAGACCACTGAGTGACGAGAACCAACAGCAGACTGGCAGAAGAGGAAGCTTTATGACGATGTGA
- a CDS encoding orotidine 5'-phosphate decarboxylase / HUMPS family protein, with protein MELLEKLKNSRFLQVALDFLKIDDALKVALDAIKGGTDILECGTPLLKAEGITALKKLNEIGKGKIVLADTKTADAGDVEAEIARLGGAKIMTVLGIMDDATIESAVKKAHEYGILVQADLINVKNVRDRAQELKKLGVDIIGLHVGLDVQKKRGISVSDLKKEIKEVSELGVVVSVAGGLNKDRIQELLDLPINIFVVGAAITRASNPYNVTLDIVKIIRQK; from the coding sequence ATGGAATTACTTGAAAAACTAAAAAATTCTAGATTTTTACAAGTAGCATTAGATTTTTTAAAAATAGATGATGCCTTAAAAGTAGCATTAGATGCGATAAAAGGAGGGACAGATATATTAGAGTGTGGAACTCCACTACTAAAGGCTGAAGGTATTACTGCGCTTAAAAAACTTAATGAAATCGGTAAAGGGAAAATCGTTCTAGCGGATACTAAGACAGCAGATGCTGGTGATGTTGAAGCTGAAATAGCTAGGTTGGGAGGCGCAAAAATAATGACTGTCCTCGGAATTATGGATGATGCTACAATAGAGAGTGCAGTGAAGAAAGCTCATGAATACGGTATCTTAGTGCAAGCAGACTTAATAAACGTTAAGAACGTTAGGGACAGAGCTCAGGAACTCAAGAAACTAGGTGTGGATATAATAGGACTACACGTTGGTTTAGACGTACAAAAGAAAAGGGGCATTAGTGTTTCAGACCTTAAAAAAGAGATCAAAGAGGTATCGGAATTGGGAGTAGTAGTTTCAGTAGCTGGAGGCTTAAATAAGGATAGGATACAAGAGTTGCTTGACTTACCGATTAACATCTTTGTTGTAGGTGCAGCAATAACCAGAGCAAGCAATCCTTATAACGTGACATTAGATATAGTTAAGATAATAAGGCAGAAGTGA
- the glmM gene encoding phosphoglucosamine mutase yields the protein MGKLFGTDGVRGIVNKELTPELALRLAKAIGTYFGKGSKILIGRDARAGGDMLMRVVEAGLLSVGVQVYDGGMAATPALQYAVKTLGYDGGVIITASHNPAPYNGIKVIDRDGIEVRREKENEIEEIYFSERFNTQEWSALTNEVKREDRVIDIYVKGVLSHVDTEKVAKKHYTVLIDSANSVGGLSTPLVARGLGCKIYTLNGNIDPLFPARQPEPTFDSLKETANVAKTLKTDLTVTHDGDADRAIFIDSEGRIQWGDRSAALLSYWAHVKNPRASNKVVTAVSSSSLVEEYLSKFGIEVIWTKVGSVDIAHRVQDEKALAGFEENGGFMYPPHQYVRDGAMSFALMLELMAEENVSSAELFDRLPKYYLVKTKVELKPGYDVNALYSKLISIYHGKGKVLTIDGVKVITNDYWFLVRKSGTEPIIRILVEAKDEEKANNLAQELKSIVESG from the coding sequence ATGGGTAAGTTATTTGGTACTGATGGAGTCAGAGGAATAGTTAACAAGGAGCTAACACCTGAATTAGCGCTTAGATTAGCTAAGGCTATAGGTACTTATTTTGGTAAGGGAAGCAAAATTCTCATAGGAAGGGATGCAAGAGCTGGCGGAGACATGTTAATGAGGGTTGTGGAAGCTGGGTTACTTAGTGTAGGTGTCCAAGTTTATGATGGTGGAATGGCAGCAACTCCTGCACTACAATACGCTGTTAAGACCTTAGGATACGACGGTGGAGTAATAATAACTGCGAGCCATAATCCGGCTCCCTATAATGGAATAAAGGTTATAGATCGTGATGGTATTGAAGTAAGAAGAGAGAAGGAGAATGAAATAGAAGAAATATACTTCAGTGAGAGGTTCAACACGCAAGAATGGAGTGCTTTAACTAACGAGGTTAAGAGAGAGGATAGAGTCATAGATATTTACGTAAAGGGAGTCCTTAGCCATGTTGATACAGAAAAAGTAGCTAAAAAGCACTACACGGTTCTCATCGACTCTGCTAACAGTGTAGGAGGACTTTCTACTCCTTTAGTTGCCAGAGGATTAGGCTGTAAAATATACACTCTGAACGGTAATATTGACCCGTTGTTTCCGGCTAGACAACCTGAGCCTACATTTGATTCATTAAAGGAGACGGCAAACGTAGCTAAAACGTTGAAGACAGACTTAACCGTAACTCATGACGGTGATGCTGATAGGGCTATATTTATTGACTCAGAAGGTAGGATACAGTGGGGAGATAGGAGCGCGGCTCTACTCTCGTATTGGGCTCACGTTAAGAATCCTAGAGCCAGTAATAAGGTAGTTACAGCTGTTTCTAGTTCCAGTCTTGTTGAGGAATATCTATCTAAGTTCGGGATTGAAGTAATATGGACTAAGGTAGGTAGTGTAGATATTGCACATAGAGTCCAGGATGAGAAGGCTTTAGCCGGATTTGAGGAGAACGGCGGCTTTATGTATCCTCCTCATCAGTACGTTAGAGACGGTGCTATGAGTTTCGCGTTAATGCTAGAGCTGATGGCTGAGGAGAACGTTAGTTCAGCCGAACTCTTTGATAGATTGCCTAAGTACTACTTAGTAAAGACTAAAGTGGAGTTAAAGCCTGGATATGATGTTAACGCCCTCTATTCTAAGTTAATCTCAATATACCATGGAAAAGGAAAGGTGTTGACTATTGACGGTGTTAAGGTGATAACAAACGATTACTGGTTCTTAGTAAGGAAGAGCGGTACAGAGCCTATAATAAGGATTCTAGTAGAGGCTAAAGATGAGGAAAAAGCAAATAATTTAGCTCAAGAGTTAAAGAGTATAGTTGAAAGCGGATGA
- a CDS encoding amidohydrolase family protein: protein MEIVDINVHLGLKLYPTSAEYPLRNFVLNPAYKYGCECCVDGFYQQYMKYPNKPRLGIYNVRCRIPPQVEIYRQIERGTLGLILNPINHSFSLKDERVLEVIKIVEKEDLPLLVYTGRGYGNPCHLKPYLSRVPYLILIHSGYPNYIKEAMELAKEEKVFFEISTVPPEISIVFKGKRIYGSNYPYTPIDLKTIGFT from the coding sequence GTGGAAATAGTAGATATTAACGTACATCTAGGGCTTAAACTCTATCCCACCAGTGCAGAATATCCTTTACGTAACTTTGTCTTAAATCCTGCATATAAATACGGTTGTGAGTGTTGCGTAGATGGGTTCTATCAACAGTATATGAAATATCCTAACAAACCTAGGCTGGGAATTTATAACGTACGGTGCAGAATTCCTCCTCAAGTCGAGATTTATAGACAGATCGAGAGAGGGACTTTAGGCTTAATACTTAACCCTATAAACCACTCCTTTAGCTTAAAAGATGAAAGAGTCCTTGAAGTAATCAAGATTGTGGAAAAGGAAGACCTACCCCTTCTCGTATATACGGGTAGGGGTTACGGCAATCCCTGTCACTTAAAACCATATTTGTCACGAGTACCTTATCTTATTCTCATACATTCTGGATATCCTAATTACATCAAAGAAGCTATGGAACTAGCAAAAGAAGAAAAAGTGTTTTTCGAAATTTCTACGGTACCTCCTGAGATAAGTATCGTTTTTAAAGGCAAAAGAATTTACGGCAGTAACTACCCTTATACACCTATTGACTTAAAGACAATTGGATTTACATAG
- a CDS encoding Trm112 family protein, whose product MKYRLLDLLACPICKHFPLTYYVFSEKQVERNLGDEKKPLCEIYCAYKKVNVKDAKEELPCEECFKKEIVDGILYCPQCKRWYPVIDEIPRMLPDKLRRESEDVEFLKKYKDKIPREILLEGLPYNIKESI is encoded by the coding sequence ATGAAGTATAGGCTGTTAGACCTTTTAGCTTGTCCTATTTGTAAACATTTTCCTCTTACGTACTACGTTTTTTCTGAGAAACAAGTTGAGAGAAATTTAGGAGATGAGAAAAAGCCCTTGTGCGAAATATATTGTGCATATAAGAAAGTTAACGTTAAGGATGCTAAGGAAGAACTTCCTTGTGAGGAGTGTTTCAAGAAAGAGATCGTTGATGGGATTCTTTACTGTCCTCAATGTAAGAGATGGTATCCAGTTATTGACGAAATACCGAGGATGTTACCAGATAAGTTAAGAAGAGAAAGTGAAGATGTAGAATTTTTAAAGAAATATAAGGATAAAATTCCTAGAGAAATCTTGTTGGAAGGTCTACCTTATAACATTAAAGAGAGTATTTGA
- a CDS encoding CTP synthase: MTKFIIVTGGVLSSVGKGTVSASIGLLLKARGYNVTLVKVDPYLNVDAGTMNPYMHGEVFVTDDGAETDLDLGHYERFVGINMSKYNNITAGKVYFEVIRKEREGKYLGQTVQIIPHVTDEIKSMIRKAAEKANAEVAIVEIGGTVGDIESLPFLEAVRQLKIEEAEHNVVFVHVALVEYLRATEELKTKPLQHSVQELRRIGIQPDIIVARSVVPLDEETRKKIALFTNVRPENIFSNYDVSMTYEVPLILENQGVPSRILEKLQLKDSQPNLEDWKKFISDLKEGKREVTIALVGKYTKLKDSYISIKEAIYHAAAKLKLKPVLLWIESTDLESYPQELEKLKKVNGIIVLPGFGARGVEGKISAIRVARENNIPFLGICYGMQLAVVEFARNIMGLKGAHTTEVDPKTPYPVITLLDEQKKVVQVGGTMRLGLQKVIIKEGSLANKIYGSTVAYERHRHRYEVNPEYVDELQKNGMVISGISENGLVEMIELKDHKFFVGLQGHPEYRSRPLAPSPVFVSFLKASAGIE; encoded by the coding sequence TTGACGAAGTTTATTATAGTCACCGGAGGCGTTCTGTCAAGCGTTGGTAAGGGTACGGTGTCAGCCTCTATAGGGCTTCTACTAAAGGCCAGAGGATATAATGTCACGTTAGTAAAGGTCGATCCATATCTGAATGTAGATGCAGGTACTATGAACCCATATATGCACGGTGAAGTATTCGTAACTGATGATGGAGCAGAGACTGACCTAGATTTAGGGCATTATGAAAGGTTTGTCGGAATAAATATGAGCAAATACAACAACATAACTGCAGGCAAGGTTTATTTCGAGGTTATCAGAAAGGAAAGAGAGGGAAAATACTTAGGTCAGACAGTTCAGATAATCCCGCACGTTACGGACGAGATAAAATCGATGATAAGGAAAGCTGCTGAAAAGGCTAATGCGGAAGTCGCAATAGTAGAGATAGGAGGTACTGTAGGTGATATAGAGAGTCTGCCTTTTCTTGAGGCAGTTAGGCAGTTGAAAATTGAGGAGGCTGAACATAACGTAGTATTTGTACACGTAGCTCTCGTAGAATATTTGAGAGCCACAGAGGAGCTCAAAACGAAACCACTTCAGCACAGTGTACAAGAATTACGCAGGATAGGAATACAACCAGATATTATAGTTGCAAGGTCTGTAGTACCATTAGACGAAGAAACTAGGAAAAAGATCGCACTATTTACAAATGTAAGACCCGAAAATATTTTCTCTAACTACGATGTTTCCATGACGTATGAAGTACCCCTAATACTCGAGAATCAAGGAGTACCAAGTAGAATTCTAGAGAAACTTCAGCTTAAAGATAGTCAGCCCAATCTGGAAGATTGGAAGAAGTTCATCTCAGACCTTAAAGAGGGTAAGAGAGAGGTCACAATAGCTCTTGTCGGTAAGTATACGAAATTGAAAGACAGTTACATAAGCATAAAGGAGGCAATATATCACGCCGCGGCTAAACTGAAGTTAAAGCCTGTATTATTATGGATAGAATCCACCGATCTAGAAAGTTATCCACAAGAACTGGAGAAACTTAAGAAGGTTAACGGTATAATAGTATTGCCAGGCTTTGGAGCGAGGGGAGTGGAAGGTAAGATATCTGCTATAAGGGTTGCAAGAGAGAATAACATTCCGTTTTTGGGAATATGCTATGGGATGCAATTAGCTGTAGTGGAGTTCGCTAGGAATATAATGGGTTTGAAGGGGGCTCACACTACAGAGGTCGATCCTAAAACACCTTATCCGGTGATAACTCTTCTAGATGAACAAAAGAAAGTGGTGCAAGTTGGTGGAACGATGAGATTAGGATTACAGAAGGTTATAATTAAGGAAGGGTCGTTAGCCAACAAGATTTACGGTTCAACAGTCGCTTATGAAAGACATAGGCATAGATACGAAGTCAACCCTGAATATGTAGACGAACTCCAAAAGAACGGGATGGTTATTTCGGGAATCAGTGAAAACGGTCTGGTGGAGATGATCGAGCTTAAGGATCATAAGTTCTTCGTCGGACTACAAGGGCATCCTGAATACAGAAGTAGACCGTTAGCACCTTCACCCGTTTTCGTTAGTTTTCTCAAGGCTAGTGCTGGCATCGAGTAA
- a CDS encoding ArsR/SmtB family transcription factor, whose protein sequence is MELIISEPEEIVKISKTLSVMARINILKLTSEKPLDITELSEILHMSKGNISNHVAELENAGLVEVKYENGVKGIRKIVKPKYQKITIILLDASTSLEKTNENG, encoded by the coding sequence GTGGAATTAATAATCTCAGAACCTGAAGAAATTGTAAAGATATCAAAGACATTAAGCGTAATGGCAAGAATAAATATACTAAAACTTACAAGCGAGAAGCCGTTAGATATAACTGAATTAAGCGAAATACTGCACATGAGTAAGGGGAATATAAGTAATCATGTTGCTGAGCTAGAAAATGCCGGCCTTGTGGAAGTTAAATATGAAAACGGGGTTAAAGGAATAAGAAAAATCGTGAAACCTAAATACCAAAAAATAACTATAATTTTACTCGATGCCAGCACTAGCCTTGAGAAAACTAACGAAAACGGGTGA